In Nocardioides daphniae, the DNA window GCTCGACAACGCCGGCCAGCTCTTCGGCATCTGGGTCGCGGCCCGCGCCGACAAGGACCGGCTCGTCCTGCCGACCTCGGTCGACCGCTTCGCCTTCTTCGGGCCGCACCCCGAGCCCGGCACCGTGGTCCGGTGCGTGGTCACCTGCACCGCGCTGGAGGAGACGCACGTGCGCGCCGACCTCGAGCTCACCGTCGACGGCCGGGTGTGGTGCCGCATCGAGGGGTGGGAGGACCGTCGCTTCCAGAGCGACGACCGCCTCTTCATGATGCTGCGCGAGCCCGGCGACCACCTGCTCGCGCTGCCCCAGCCCAGCGGCTGGTTCCTGGTCGTCGAGGGCTGGCCCGACTCGGCGTCGCGCGAGGTCGTGATGCGCCGCTTCCTCAACCAGGCGGAGCGGGCCACCCACATGGGCCTCAACCCGCGGGCGCAGCGCACGCGCCTGCTCGGGAGGATCGCCGCGAAGGACGCCGTGCGGGCGCGCCTGTACGCCGCCGGACGGTCCTCGGTCTTCCCGCTGAGCTCGGGATCGAGAACGCCGACTCCGGTCGTCCGCACGTCCTGCTCCCGGGCCAGGACGTCGCCGGCACGCCGGGGCTCGGTGACCTCCGGATCTCGATCGGCCACACCCTCGGCGGCCGGGGGGCGCCGGTGGGCCTCGGCGTCGCGATCGCCGCCGACGGGGTCGACGTCGGCATCGACGTGGAGCGCGTCGACACCCGCGGCGACCAGTTCGCCAGCACCGCCATGGCCCAGCCCGAGCTCGACCTCTTCGACCACCACTTCGGCGCCCTCACCGGCCGCGACCGCGACCGCGAGCTGACGCGGTGGTGGGCCGCGAAGGAGGCCGCGGCGAAGGCGCTCGGCACCGGGCTCCAGGGGCGTCCCCGCGACTTCGTGGTCGCCGAGGTCGCGCAGGCCGACGGCGAGGTCGCGCTGCGCGTCGGCGAGCGCTGGATCGCGACCACCAGCGTCTTCCCCACCACCACAGATCCCAGCACCACCACGGCGTCGTCCGACGCTGCCGCACCGGAGGAGTACATCGTTGCCTGGACAGACCTCGAGCCACGCCATGGCTGAGACCCCCGCACCCGTCACCGTCACCCGGGAGTCCGTGCTGGCCGACCTCGAGCGCATCCTGCTCGAGGTGGTCGGTGACGACCTCCTCATGGACGGCCCCCTGGAGATGGAGACCTCGTTCAGCGACGACCTCCAGCTGGAGAGCATCGAGTTCGTCGCGCTCGCCGAGGAGCTCCTCAACACCTACGGCGAGAAGGTCGACTTCGTGACCTGGATGTCGGGCATGGAGCTCGACCAGGTGGTCTCGCTGACCGCCGGCCAGGTCGTCGACTTCGTCGTCGCGTCACTGGAGGCCTGAGCCGTGCCCTACATCGAGTCCAACGGACTGAAGTTCCACGTGCAGGTCCTCGGCGGCGGCGTCGACGACAGCGGCGCCAAGCGGCCCAAGGTCGTGATGCTCCACGGGCTGGTCATCGACAACCTGTCGAGCTGGTTCTACACGCTCGGCCACCCGATGGCGCAGCAGGTCGACGCGCACCTGGTCGACCTCCGCGGCCACGGGCGTACCGAGATCGCCGACTCCGGCTACCACGTCGCCGACCACGTCGCCGACCTGCTGGGCCTGCTCGAGGCGTGGGAGATCGACGAGCCGATCCACTTCTTCGGCAACTCCTTCGGCTGCGTCGTGGGGCTGGCGCTGGCCAAGCAGCACCCCGAGAAGGTGGCCAGCCTCTTCCTGATCGAGGCGCACTTCTCGGTGCCCGGCTGGGGCGAGCACATGGCCGGCACCCTGGCGCTGGCCGCCTTCGGGCTCGACGAGGTGGCCGTACGCGAGTACCTCGCCACCGAGGCCGACCGGAAGACGTCGCGCCTGGCGAAGCGCACCGAGAAGCTCTTCTTCGGCACGTCGCTGATCGAGGACCTGAAGACCGAGACGCCGATCGACTGGCTCGACGAGATCCAGTGCCCAGTCTTCGCGATCTACGGCTCGGAGTCCGACATCCTCGACCGGGCCCGTGAGCTCGAGGCGAAGGTGCCGCACTGCACCCTCGAGGTCGTCGAGAACGCGAGCCACTCACTGCTCATCGAGAACGCCGCGCTCATCAAGTCGCGCGCCTTCGCGTGGCTCAACACCCACGTCGGCACCGACTTCGTCGTCGAGCACGTCGACGTCGCCAGCCGCGAGGGCGCGCTCGGCACGATGGGTGCCCCCGAGGCGATGGAGGTGCTCAACCAGATGGCGGCGGAGAACAGGCACCTGCTCGACGAGCGGGCCGTCCCCGTACGACGCGTGGTCTGAGCGTGGCGCGCTTCCTCTTCGTCGTCCCGCCCTTCGCCGGACACGTCAACCCGACCATCCCGGTCGCGGCGGAGCTGACCCGGCGCGGCCACGAGGTCGCGTGGGCGGGCCTGCCCGGCCAGCTCCGGGCGATGCTGCCCGAGTGGGGCCGGTTCATCCCGGCGGGCTCGGAGGAGTGGGCGGCAGTGGTGGCCGAGCGCAACGTGCTCCGGTCCGACCTGCGGGGCGCGGCGGCGTACAAGTTCCTCATGGAGGAGGCGCTGATCCCCATGTGCCTGGTGATGCTCGAGGGCGTCGACCAGGCCGTCACCGACTTCGCCCCCGACGTGCTGGTGAGTGACCAGCAGACGTGGGCGGGCGCGGTCGTGGCGCGGCGGCGTGGCCTGGTGTGGGCGACGTCGGCGACCACGTCAGCCGAGATGGTCGACCCGCTGGCCGGGCTGCCGAAGGTCGCCGAGACCTTCCACCGCACCCGGGTCGAGCTGCAGGTCGACCACGGGGTCGCGCCCGAGGTGGCCGAGGCCGGCGACCTGCGGCTGTCGGAGCACCTGGTGCTCGCCTACACGTCCAGCGCGCTGGTCGGCGACGGGCTGGAGAGCGTCAGCGGGTCGGTGCCCGTGGCGTACGTCGGCCCGTCGGGCCTGGACCGCGACGAGGTCGACGACTTCGACTGGAGCCTGGTCGACCCCGAGAAGCCGCTGGTGCTGGTCTCGCTGGGCACGCTGAGCGCGGAGTCGGGGACCCGGTTCTGGCAGGTGGCCGCCGAGGCCTTCGCCGACCAGCCGTGGCAGGGGATCTTCGTGGCGCCTCCGGCGCTCGTGCCCGACGCGCCGGCCAACGTGGTCGTGCGCGAGCGGGTGCCACAGCTGGCGGTGCTGCGCCGCGCGGCGGCCGTGGTGTCGCACGGCGGCCACAACACGGTGTGCGAGTCGCTGTCGAACGGGTTGCCGCTGGTGGTGGCGCCGATCCGCGACGACCAGCCGGTGATCGCCGACCAGGTGGTGCGGGCCGGGGCGGGCGTACGGGTGAAGTTTGCCCGGGTCAGGGCGGAGGCCCTGCGGGCGGCTGTCGACCAGGCGTTGCACGACGAGTCGCTGCGGGCCGGGTCGCAGTCGATGGCCGCCGACCTCGCCTCGTGCGGGGGCAAGGCGGCTGCGGCGGACGCGCTGCTGGGGCTGGCCGCGCGGGTGCCTGCCTGACGACGTGTGGAACGTCGACCAAAGGTGCCGATGAGGGTCTGAAACGGACTCCTCACGCGACCTTTGGTCGACGTTTCGCTCAGACGCGCTCGAGCAGGAAGAGCGGGATCTCCCGGTCGGTCTTCTTCTGGTACTCGCCGTAGGTCGACCACGTGGCGACGGCGTGCTCCCACCAGTCGGCGCGCTCCTCGCCCTCGAGCAGTCGCACGGAGTAGGTGTGCTTCTCGGGGCCGTCCTGCAGGTCGACCTCGGGGTGCGCCACGAAGTTGGCGTACCAGGACGGGTTCTTCGGGCCTCCGCCGTACGACGCCACGGCCAGGTACTTGCCGTCGCGCTCGACGCGCATCACCGGGTTCTTGCGGAGGTTGCCCGACTTGGCGCCGCGCGAGGTGATCACCACGACGGGGTCGTCGGTGCCGGGCAAGGTGGTGGCCCGGGTGCCGCCGGACGCCTCGTACTCAGCGACCTGGTCACGGACCCACTGGGCGTTGGACGGGACATAGGTTCCTTCGAGTGCCATGTGGGGGCAACCCGCGCGTGACCGCGGCCATTCCCCGCCCCGTCCCGACGCGCGCCGGCCCGATAGCCTGCCGCCATGAGTGCGATCGACGGAGTGAGCGACACGTTCGACCCCGACGCCTGGGACGTGGTTCCCGGGTTCGAGGGCCTGACCGACATGACCTACCACCGGGCGAAGGCGCACGGGACGGTCCGCATCGCGTTCGACCGCCCGGACGTGCTCAACGCCTTCCGGCCGCACACGGTCGACGAGCTGATCGCGACCCTTGAGCACGCGCGTACGTCGGCCGACGTGGGCTGCGTCCTACTCACCGGCAACGGGCCGTCGGCGAAGTCGGGCAAGTACTCGTTCTGCTCCGGTGGCGACCAGCGCATCCGCGGCAAGGCGGGCTACCAGTACGAGGACAAGGAGATCGGCGCGGACGACACCGGCGCCGAGGCCCCGTCCCCGATCGACAAGGCCAAGCTGGCGCGGCTGCACGTGCTCGAGGCGCAGCGCCTGATCCGCTTCATGCCCAAGGTCGTCATCTGCGTGGTGCCCGGCTGGGCCGCCGGCGGCGGCCACTCGCTGCACGCCGTGGCCGACCTGACCATCGCGAGCCGCGAGCACGCGGTCTTCAAGCAGACCGACGCCGACGTGGGCTCCTTCGACGGCGGTTACGGCTCGGCCTACCTGGCGCGCCAGGTGGGTCAGAAGTTCGCCCGCGAGATCTTCTTCCTCGGCGACGCGTACGACGCCGAGACGATGCACCGCATGGGCGCGGTCAACAAGGTCGTCGACCACGCCGACCTGGAGAAGGTCGCGCTGGAGTGGGGCGCCAAGATCAACGGCAAGTCGCCGACCGCCCAGCGCATGCTCAAGTACTCGTTCAACCTGCTCGACGACGGCCTGGTCGGCCAGCAGCTCTTCGCCGGCGAGACCACGCGCCTGGCGTACATGACGGACGAGGCGCAGGAGGGCCGCGACCAGTTCGTCGAGAAGCGTGAGCCCGACTGGAGCCCCTACCCCTGGTACTACTGAGCCGCTACTACTGAGCCGCTACTACTGAGCCGCACAGCGGGATGGCGGAAGGTTCGGGTCACCTGGTGACCTGAACCTTCCGCCATCTCTCACTTCCTGAGCCTCAGGTCTGCGCCAGCACCTCCTCGTGCCCCACCGACTCCAGCCCCAGCGCCTCTCCGACCGGCGCGCTGGTCAGCAGGCCGGCGTGGGTGCTGAGGCCACGGGCCAGACTCGCGTCCGCCCGTAGCGCGCCGCGCCAGCCCTGGTCGGCCACCGCCACGGCGTACGGCAGGGTCGCGTTCGTCAGGGCGTACGTCGAGGTGTTGGGCACGGCGCCGGGCATGTTGGCCACGCAGTAGAAGGTCGAGCCGTGCACCTGGAAGGTCGGGTCATCGTGGGTGGTCGGGCGGGAGTCCTCGAAGCAGCCGCTCTGGTCGATCGCGATGTCGACCAGCACGGAGCCGGGCTTCATCTGGGCCACCAGGTCGTTGCTGACCAGCTTGGGTGCGGCGGCGCCGGGGATCAACACGGCACCGATGACCAGGTCGGCCTCGCGGACCTGGTCCTCGATCACCAGCTTGGACGAGGCCAGCCCGTGGACCCGGTTGTCGTAGCGCCAGAACGACATCCGCAGCTTGTCGAGGTCGGTGTCGAGCAGGGTGACGTCGGCACCCATGCCGAGCGCGATGTTGGCGGCGTTCTGCCCGGAGACGCCGGCGCCGATGATGACCACCTTGGCGTTGGCGACACCACCGACGCCGCCCATGAGCACGCCGCGCCCGCCCTCGGCCTTGAGCAGCGCGTGCGCCCCCACCTGCGGCGCCAGGCAGCCGGCCACCTCCGACATCGGGTAGAGCAGCGGCAGCGAGCCGGAGGGGAGCTGGACGGTCTCGTACGCGATCGCGGTGACCTTGCTGTGGATGAGCGCCTCGGTGAGCGGCTTGTCGGCGGCCAGGTGCAGGTAGGTGAAGAGGGTCAGGTCCTCGCGCAGCCGGTGGTACTCCTCGGCGACGGGCTCCTTGACCTTGAGCACCATGTCGGCGGAGCCCCAGACCTCGTCCGGGTCGGTGACGAGGGTGGCGCCGGCGGCTGCGTACTCCTCGTCCGTGACCAGTGAGCCGAGCCCCGCGCCGGACTCGACGAGCACCTGGTGCCCGCGCGAGACGAGCTCGTGCACGCCGACGCGGGTGATGGCCACCCTGTACTCGTTGTTCTTGACCTCGCGGGGAACGCCGATGACGGTCATGGTGGATGCCTTCTCTCTGTCCGCGCCGGTGGGCGCTGGGTGGGGCCGCGGGGGTGTGCGGCGTCAGGTGGAGATCTCGGTCAGCAGCTCGCGTACGTGGCCGAGCGCGAGCAGCACCTCGCCGAAGCTCGTGCTCAGGGGCGACAGGCCGGCGCGCAGGCCGCGCGGGTGGCGGAAGTCGGGGATGACGCCGCGCTCCCACAGGCCGGCGACGACGTCGCGCATCGCGTCGTGCTCGAGCAGGACGTGGCTGCCCCGGCACTCGGGGTCGCGGGGTGAGGCGACGGTGACGCCGTGGGGCGCGAGCAGCTCCTCGGCGACCCGGATCGTGAAGTCGGTCAGCAGCACCGACTTGGCCCGGATCGCCGGCATCCCCGCCTTCTCGACCAGGTCGAGCATGTCCTGCAGCGGCAGCATCCCGACGATCGGCGGGGTGCCGCTGATGAAGCGCCGCATGCCGGCCGCCGGCTCGTAGGCCCCGCCCATCGCGAACGGCTCCGCGTGACCCATCCACCCGGCGATCGGCTGGACCAGGCGCCCCTGCAGCCGCTCAGCGACGTAGCCGAACGCAGGCGCGCCCGGCCCGCCGTTGAGGTACTTGTAGCTGCACCCCACCGCCAGGTCGACGCCGTCGGCATCCAGGGCGAGCTCGACCGCGCCCGCCGAGTGGCAGAGGTCCCAGAGCACCAGCGCGCCCGCCTCGTGGACGGCGGCGGTGATCGCCGGGAGGTCGGCGACGTACGCCGACTTGTAGGCAACGTGGCTGAGCAGGACGACCGCGGTGCTCGACGAGACGGCGGCGCGCACCTCCTCGACCGTCACCCCGGCCGCGGGGTCGGGCTCGATCCAGCGCACGGTCAGGCCGCGCTCGGCGGCGATCGCGTCGACGATGTAGCGGTCGGTGGGGAAGTTCTCGGTGTCGGCGACGACCTCCGTACGCCCGGGGCTGGCGTCCACCGCGGCCCGCAGCAGCTTGTAGAGCATCACCGTGGTCGAGTCGGCGACGACGGTCTGGCCGGGCGCCGCGCCGAGGACCACCCGCCCGAGCTGGTCGCCCAGCACCAGCGGATGCTCCATCCACCGCTCGTCCCAGGAGCGGATCAGGCGTGCGCCCCACTCCTCGGCGACGAACGAGCCGACGCGGTCGCGCGTCCGCACCAGCGGGCGGCCGAGCGAGTTGCCGTCGAGGTAGGCCAGCACGCCGTCGGGCAGGACGAAGGCGTCACGGTAGGAGGCCAGCGGGTCCTCGGCGTCGAGCCGCCGGGCCTGATCGAGGAGGTGGGCAGGCAGGTCAGGCACGAATCTCCTCCAGGGGTGCAGCAGTGAGGCGCCGGCAGTCGGCGAGCCAGGCGATGGTCTCCTCGGCGGTCGTCGGCAGGGGCCGTGGCGACACGAGCAGCCGGTCGACCGGCACCGGGCCGGGTCCGGTCACCCCGGTGAGGGCGACGAGCAGCTCGTCGCCCGCGAGCCCCGCCTCACCCAACGCACGGATCTCGCCCGGGTTCACCCCGGCCGGCGCGGGCCCGTTGCCGGCGTCGGTGCCGTACACGACCCGCCCGCCGAGGGCGCGGAACCGGCGTACGTTGTCGAGCGCGCGCTCACGGTCCGCACCGTCGTGGATGGCCAGGGTCGAGCACCAGGTCATCGACCGGCCGCGACGCAGCAGCTCGTCGGGCACGCTCTCGGTCCACGGCGCGTGGGCGAGCAGGTCGGCACCGACCTCGACGGCCCGGGCGACCTGGCCCTCCCCCTCGGCGTGCACGGCGACCGGCAGGCCGGCGTCGTGCGCCGCCGCGACCAGCGCCGCCAGCGTCGCGTCGTCGAGCAGCGCCATGTCGGCATTGAGGGCGACCTTGACCAGGTCGTACCCGGCCGCGACGACCGCCGTCACCGCACGCCGTGCCGCCGCCGGGGCGTCGACGGCGCGGATCGACGCTTCCGGCGCCCACGACCGGCCCGACGGGTAGCCCCCGGGCGCGGTGTGGAACGGCCCCGCGACCCGGACCTGCAGCCCACTCGGCGGGCGGCCCCGCCACCCCAGCGCAGCCTCGGGCTCCCAGCCGAGGTCGTGCACCTCGACCACGGGCGACTCCGCCAGGTCGGCCAGGTCGACGAGCCCGAGGTGGACGTGCCGGTCGACCACACCGGGCATCACCGTCACAGGCTGCGGTCGTACGCCCGCAGGCACCGCCCCGACCCGCTCCACGACGCCGTCGCTCACCCGGAGCAGGGACGGTCCGCGCCGCTCCCCGTCCCAGCAGTCGGCGACCGCGTGCTCAGGCACCGATCTGGGTCCGCACGCGGTAGAGCTCGGGGAAGAAGGTCAGGTCGAGCGCCCGCCTCAAGAAGTCGACGCCCGAGCTGCCGCCGGTGCCGGTCTTGAAGCCGATGGTGCGCTGCACCGTGCGCAGGTGGCGGAAGCGCCAGAGCTGGAAGGCGTCCTCGAGGTCGACCAGGTCCTCGCAGACCGCGTACGCCGCCCAGTGCCGCTCGGGGTCGCCGTAGACCTCCGCGAAGACGTCGACCAGCTCGGGCACCTCGACCCACGCCCGGCGGACGTCGCGCTCGAGGACAGCGGCCGGGACGTCGAGCCCGGTCCGCGCGAGGTGGCGCAAAAACTCGTCGTACACGGTCGGCTCGTCGAGCAGCCGGGCCAGCGAGGCCTGCGTCCCGGGCCGCGCGTGGAAGACGGGCAGCATCTCGGCGTTCTTGTTGCCGAGGATGAACTCGACCGAGCGGTACTGGTGCGACTGGAAGCCCGACGAGGAGCCCAGGAAGCCGCGGAACTCGGCGTACTCGCTCGGCGTCAGGGTGGCGAGCACCGACCACTGCTCAGCCAGCGTGCGGAAGATGTGCTTGACCCGGGCGAGCGCCTTACGGGCCCGGCTCGGCTCGTCGGCGGCGAAGTGCGCGCGCACCGCGGTCAGCTCGTGCAGGACCAGCTTGAACCAGAGCTCGGTGGTCTGGTGCTGGACGATGAAGAGCAGCTCGTCGGGGTGCTCGGGCTGGCTCAGCGGGTGCTGCGCGGCGAGCAGCTGGTCGAGGCCGAGGTAGGAGGCGTAGTCCAGGACGCTGGAGAAATCCGTGCGGATCCCCTCCTCGAGCGGACGTTCGCCGGGTCCGCCTGCCATCCACCTCACCACCTTTCGTTGCGGAGCACTGTCACCATCTTGACCGAGGAGGTGGCGTGCGTCACATCGTTGCACCCGCCAGACTGACGGCGTGCCCACCGCCTCCGACGTCCGCTCCGCCCTCGCCGCAGTCGCCGACCCCGACGACGCGGTCGGCTACGCGCGCTTCTTCCAGACCCAGCCCGGCGGCTACGGCGAGGGCGACGTCTTCATCGGCGTACGGGTGCCGAAGGCGCGGAAGGTCGCGACGGCGTACGCAGCCCTTCCGCTCGACGAGGTGCGCGACCTGCTCGACGACGTCGAGCACGAGCACCGGTTCACCGCGCTGGTGATCGCGGTCGAGGCGTTCAAGCGGGCGCTGCGGCCGCGTACGCGCGACGACGAGCTGCGCGCACGGCTCCACGCGCTCTACCTCGACGCGGTGCTCGCCGGCTGCGTCGACAACTGGGACCTGGTCGACGTCTCCGCCGAGTGGCTGGTCGGTGAGCACGTGCGTACGACCGGGGCCGGCACCGCGCTCCTCCACCGGCTCGCGGGCGACGACGACCTGTGGCGGCGACGCGTCGGGGTCATCGCCACCGTTGCCTTCATCAAGGCCGGCGACCCCGCGCCCACCTTCGCGGTGGCCGAGCAGGTGCTCGACGACCGGCGCGACCTCGTCCAGAAGGCGACCGGGTGGATGCTGCGCGAGGTCGGCAAGCGGGTCGACCGGGCCCTGCTGGTCGACTTCCTCACCGACCACGCCGCCGGCATGGGGCGCACCGCGCTCTCCTACGCCACCGAGCACCTCGACGCCGAGCTGCGTGCGCACCTGCGCTCCCTGTGAGGCTCCGTCGACGTGACGCGCCACCACTTGCGCGCCACAATGGGCCGGCGCCCGCTCCACCGGAGACGTGGGCGGACGGTGAGGGGGTCAGATGAAGGTCGTCGTGCTGACGGGAGCCGGCATCTCCGCGGAGAGCGGCGTGCCGACGTTCCGCGACAGTGACGGGCTCTGGGAGGGCCACGACGTCATGGAGGTGGCCACCCCCGAGGGGTTCGCCGCCGACCCCGCGCTGGTGCAGCGCTTCTACGACCTGCGCCGCGCCCACCTCGCCAAGGTCGACACCAACCCGGCGCACCTCGCGCTGGCCCGCCTCGAGCAGGCGCTCGGCGACGACCTGCTCGTCATCACGCAGAACGTCGACGACCTCCACGAGCGCGCCGGCTCCACGCGCGTCCTGCACATGCACGGCGAGCTCAGGTCGGCGCTCTGCCTGGCCTGCGCCGACCGCTTCCCGTGGGAGGGCGACCTCGCCCACTCCCCCGCCTGCCCCGGCTGCGACGAGGCGATGCTCCGCCCCGACGTGGTCTGGTTCGGCGAGATGCCCTACCGCATGGACGAGGCGCTGCAGGCCCTGCAAGAGGCCGACCTCTTCGTCGCCGTCGGCACCTCCGCGCACGTGCAACCGGCCGCTGCCTTCGTCCACTGGGCGGCCGAGCAGGGCGCCCGCACCCTGGAGATCAACCTCGCGGAGACCCTCTCCACCGACGACTTCGACGAGTCCCGGCAGGGGCGTGCTGGCGACCTCGTGCCGCGCTGGGTCGAGGAGCTCCTGGCCGGTCGCTGAGCAGCCGCTGGGCAGTCGCTGGGCAGTCGCGGGCCTCAGGGCCAGGGCGGCAGCTCGGGCAGCCCGGGACGTCCGCGGCCGACCAGCCAGGCCAACGTCTGGCGCTCGTCGAGCCCGCCCGGGACCTCGACCCCCGGCGCCCGTCGCGGCAGCCGGCGCAACTCGCCGGGCAGCAGGAAGGCGACGAAGTCGTCGGACCAGTCGTCGGCGGTGAAGCCAAGGTCGAGGTCGATGCGGTGGATCTCCACCTCCCGCCAGCGCGCGACCAGCAGTCGGGTCGCGGGGCGCAGGTGCCCGTCCCACTCGAGCTCGTACGTCCACCCCTCCGCGTCGACGGCCCGGATCGCGGCCAGGCAGCGGGTGTCGGCGGCGACGAGGTCGTGGACCAGCGCGGAGGCCGGCTGGGTGGCGCTGCTCTCGATCTCGGCCTCACGCCCGGCGGTGCCGCCCGGGTAG includes these proteins:
- a CDS encoding DNA alkylation repair protein, which translates into the protein MPTASDVRSALAAVADPDDAVGYARFFQTQPGGYGEGDVFIGVRVPKARKVATAYAALPLDEVRDLLDDVEHEHRFTALVIAVEAFKRALRPRTRDDELRARLHALYLDAVLAGCVDNWDLVDVSAEWLVGEHVRTTGAGTALLHRLAGDDDLWRRRVGVIATVAFIKAGDPAPTFAVAEQVLDDRRDLVQKATGWMLREVGKRVDRALLVDFLTDHAAGMGRTALSYATEHLDAELRAHLRSL
- a CDS encoding 1,4-dihydroxy-2-naphthoyl-CoA synthase translates to MSAIDGVSDTFDPDAWDVVPGFEGLTDMTYHRAKAHGTVRIAFDRPDVLNAFRPHTVDELIATLEHARTSADVGCVLLTGNGPSAKSGKYSFCSGGDQRIRGKAGYQYEDKEIGADDTGAEAPSPIDKAKLARLHVLEAQRLIRFMPKVVICVVPGWAAGGGHSLHAVADLTIASREHAVFKQTDADVGSFDGGYGSAYLARQVGQKFAREIFFLGDAYDAETMHRMGAVNKVVDHADLEKVALEWGAKINGKSPTAQRMLKYSFNLLDDGLVGQQLFAGETTRLAYMTDEAQEGRDQFVEKREPDWSPYPWYY
- the kynU gene encoding kynureninase → MPDLPAHLLDQARRLDAEDPLASYRDAFVLPDGVLAYLDGNSLGRPLVRTRDRVGSFVAEEWGARLIRSWDERWMEHPLVLGDQLGRVVLGAAPGQTVVADSTTVMLYKLLRAAVDASPGRTEVVADTENFPTDRYIVDAIAAERGLTVRWIEPDPAAGVTVEEVRAAVSSSTAVVLLSHVAYKSAYVADLPAITAAVHEAGALVLWDLCHSAGAVELALDADGVDLAVGCSYKYLNGGPGAPAFGYVAERLQGRLVQPIAGWMGHAEPFAMGGAYEPAAGMRRFISGTPPIVGMLPLQDMLDLVEKAGMPAIRAKSVLLTDFTIRVAEELLAPHGVTVASPRDPECRGSHVLLEHDAMRDVVAGLWERGVIPDFRHPRGLRAGLSPLSTSFGEVLLALGHVRELLTEIST
- a CDS encoding glycosyltransferase produces the protein MARFLFVVPPFAGHVNPTIPVAAELTRRGHEVAWAGLPGQLRAMLPEWGRFIPAGSEEWAAVVAERNVLRSDLRGAAAYKFLMEEALIPMCLVMLEGVDQAVTDFAPDVLVSDQQTWAGAVVARRRGLVWATSATTSAEMVDPLAGLPKVAETFHRTRVELQVDHGVAPEVAEAGDLRLSEHLVLAYTSSALVGDGLESVSGSVPVAYVGPSGLDRDEVDDFDWSLVDPEKPLVLVSLGTLSAESGTRFWQVAAEAFADQPWQGIFVAPPALVPDAPANVVVRERVPQLAVLRRAAAVVSHGGHNTVCESLSNGLPLVVAPIRDDQPVIADQVVRAGAGVRVKFARVRAEALRAAVDQALHDESLRAGSQSMAADLASCGGKAAAADALLGLAARVPA
- the ald gene encoding alanine dehydrogenase, with the translated sequence MTVIGVPREVKNNEYRVAITRVGVHELVSRGHQVLVESGAGLGSLVTDEEYAAAGATLVTDPDEVWGSADMVLKVKEPVAEEYHRLREDLTLFTYLHLAADKPLTEALIHSKVTAIAYETVQLPSGSLPLLYPMSEVAGCLAPQVGAHALLKAEGGRGVLMGGVGGVANAKVVIIGAGVSGQNAANIALGMGADVTLLDTDLDKLRMSFWRYDNRVHGLASSKLVIEDQVREADLVIGAVLIPGAAAPKLVSNDLVAQMKPGSVLVDIAIDQSGCFEDSRPTTHDDPTFQVHGSTFYCVANMPGAVPNTSTYALTNATLPYAVAVADQGWRGALRADASLARGLSTHAGLLTSAPVGEALGLESVGHEEVLAQT
- a CDS encoding acyl carrier protein, encoding MAETPAPVTVTRESVLADLERILLEVVGDDLLMDGPLEMETSFSDDLQLESIEFVALAEELLNTYGEKVDFVTWMSGMELDQVVSLTAGQVVDFVVASLEA
- a CDS encoding tryptophan 2,3-dioxygenase; this translates as MAGGPGERPLEEGIRTDFSSVLDYASYLGLDQLLAAQHPLSQPEHPDELLFIVQHQTTELWFKLVLHELTAVRAHFAADEPSRARKALARVKHIFRTLAEQWSVLATLTPSEYAEFRGFLGSSSGFQSHQYRSVEFILGNKNAEMLPVFHARPGTQASLARLLDEPTVYDEFLRHLARTGLDVPAAVLERDVRRAWVEVPELVDVFAEVYGDPERHWAAYAVCEDLVDLEDAFQLWRFRHLRTVQRTIGFKTGTGGSSGVDFLRRALDLTFFPELYRVRTQIGA
- a CDS encoding alpha/beta fold hydrolase; translated protein: MPYIESNGLKFHVQVLGGGVDDSGAKRPKVVMLHGLVIDNLSSWFYTLGHPMAQQVDAHLVDLRGHGRTEIADSGYHVADHVADLLGLLEAWEIDEPIHFFGNSFGCVVGLALAKQHPEKVASLFLIEAHFSVPGWGEHMAGTLALAAFGLDEVAVREYLATEADRKTSRLAKRTEKLFFGTSLIEDLKTETPIDWLDEIQCPVFAIYGSESDILDRARELEAKVPHCTLEVVENASHSLLIENAALIKSRAFAWLNTHVGTDFVVEHVDVASREGALGTMGAPEAMEVLNQMAAENRHLLDERAVPVRRVV
- a CDS encoding maleylpyruvate isomerase N-terminal domain-containing protein; the encoded protein is MSPLPTPEEAPALVEQIARSHAALEAQLAGVTQRQVDEPSPLPGWDRSHVIAHLARHADSTTRLAEGARSRTPAVRYPGGTAGREAEIESSATQPASALVHDLVAADTRCLAAIRAVDAEGWTYELEWDGHLRPATRLLVARWREVEIHRIDLDLGFTADDWSDDFVAFLLPGELRRLPRRAPGVEVPGGLDERQTLAWLVGRGRPGLPELPPWP
- a CDS encoding 4'-phosphopantetheinyl transferase superfamily protein is translated as MGLGVAIAADGVDVGIDVERVDTRGDQFASTAMAQPELDLFDHHFGALTGRDRDRELTRWWAAKEAAAKALGTGLQGRPRDFVVAEVAQADGEVALRVGERWIATTSVFPTTTDPSTTTASSDAAAPEEYIVAWTDLEPRHG
- a CDS encoding NAD-dependent deacylase; the encoded protein is MKVVVLTGAGISAESGVPTFRDSDGLWEGHDVMEVATPEGFAADPALVQRFYDLRRAHLAKVDTNPAHLALARLEQALGDDLLVITQNVDDLHERAGSTRVLHMHGELRSALCLACADRFPWEGDLAHSPACPGCDEAMLRPDVVWFGEMPYRMDEALQALQEADLFVAVGTSAHVQPAAAFVHWAAEQGARTLEINLAETLSTDDFDESRQGRAGDLVPRWVEELLAGR
- a CDS encoding nitroreductase family deazaflavin-dependent oxidoreductase, with the translated sequence MALEGTYVPSNAQWVRDQVAEYEASGGTRATTLPGTDDPVVVITSRGAKSGNLRKNPVMRVERDGKYLAVASYGGGPKNPSWYANFVAHPEVDLQDGPEKHTYSVRLLEGEERADWWEHAVATWSTYGEYQKKTDREIPLFLLERV